A stretch of Telopea speciosissima isolate NSW1024214 ecotype Mountain lineage chromosome 11, Tspe_v1, whole genome shotgun sequence DNA encodes these proteins:
- the LOC122645457 gene encoding mitogen-activated protein kinase kinase 9-like, translating into MALVRQRRNLNLRLPLQDSADYRPRFTLQLPPTSLSSAIISAGVAPSTTTISQEVDRLSDLEKLKVLGHGNGGTVYQVRHKRTSAIYALKVVRGDCDTTVRRQILREIEILRRTDSPFTVRCHGIFEKPSGDIAILMEYMDADTLDTLLKSNGTLSELSLSSIARQVLNGLNYLHSQKIVHRDIKPANLLVNQKMEVKIADFGVSKIMCRMLEPCDSYVGTCAYMSPERFDPDTYGSNYDGYAADIWSLGLTLFELYVGHFPFLTPEQKPYWATLMCAICFGEPPSLPESASEEFQNFIKCCLQKDSRKRWTVSELLSHPFVVKDQKSEN; encoded by the coding sequence ATGGCACTTGTTAGACAACGCCGTAACCTCAACCTCCGCCTCCCCTTGCAGGACTCCGCCGACTACCGCCCTCGCTTCACCCTCCAACTCCCTCCTACTTCACTCTCCTCCGCCATCATATCCGCCGGCGTCGccccctccaccaccaccatatcaCAAGAAGTCGACCGCCTCTCCGATCTCGAGAAACTCAAAGTCCTCGGCCACGGCAACGGTGGCACAGTCTACCAAGTCCGCCACAAGCGCACCTCCGCCATCTACGCACTCAAAGTTGTCCGAGGCGATTGCGACACCACCGTCCGCCGTCAGATCTTACGTGAGATAGAGATCCTCCGCCGTACCGACTCCCCCTTCACCGTCAGATGCCACGGAATTTTCGAAAAACCGTCAGGCGACATCGCAATCCTCATGGAGTACATGGATGCCGATACACTTGATACCCTCCTCAAATCCAACGGAACCCTCTCCGAACTCTCACTCTCCAGCATTGCTCGACAAGTCCTTAACGGTCTTAATTACTTACACTCTCAGAAAATCGTTCACAGAGACATCAAACCTGCAAATCTGCTTGTGAATCAGAAGATGGAAGTCAAAATTGCAGATTTTGGAGTCAGCAAGATCATGTGCCGTATGCTCGAACCCTGCGATTCTTATGTGGGTACCTGTGCTTACATGAGCCCTGAGAGGTTCGATCCAGACACCTACGGTTCGAATTACGACGGTTACGCTGCGGATATCTGGAGTTTGGGGCTTACGCTATTTGAGCTCTATGTGGGTCATTTCCCCTTCTTGACTCCAGAGCAGAAACCCTATTGGGCTACGCTAATGTGTGCCATATGTTTCGGAGAACCACCAAGTTTGCCGGAAAGTGCTTCGGAGGAATTTCAGAACTTCATCAAGTGTTGTTTGCAGAAGGATTCGAGGAAGAGATGGACTGTTTCAGAACTCTTATCACACCCCTTTGTCGTCAAAGatcaaaaatctgaaaattaa